In Phyllobacterium zundukense, one DNA window encodes the following:
- a CDS encoding DMT family transporter → MVALAQDYKKSNSLGAGYAGALVTVFIWATWIIATRHSSGTHLGTIDLGLIRYGVPALVLAPIWLRTGLIPRDVPLVLLAIMVCGAGAVFFQFTTFAIHSTPASAVGVLLGGFMPLAATLIGVLLFGERPDLTRCLGLAAIIVGLAILLVLALGNHAISWISFVFLPLGALLWAAYTHAFKRSGLTAMQGGALIAVWSFLIHVGLALVFGTTIFDVPLPEIGLQFLSQGVLSGLAAMLAYGIAVRSLGGSQAAAFSALTPVLAAFGGAFFLDEPVGVWEIAAAGITGLGVALSTGILSHRLKG, encoded by the coding sequence ATGGTTGCTCTTGCTCAGGACTATAAGAAGTCAAATTCGCTCGGCGCAGGGTATGCCGGAGCGCTGGTCACCGTTTTCATCTGGGCCACATGGATCATTGCAACCCGTCACAGTAGCGGGACGCATCTCGGTACAATCGATCTCGGCCTTATCCGCTATGGCGTGCCGGCGCTGGTACTGGCTCCGATCTGGCTCAGGACCGGCCTTATCCCGCGTGATGTTCCGCTCGTCTTGCTGGCGATCATGGTCTGTGGTGCCGGCGCGGTATTCTTCCAGTTCACGACCTTCGCGATCCATTCGACGCCAGCCTCGGCCGTCGGCGTATTGCTAGGCGGCTTCATGCCGCTTGCTGCCACGCTGATCGGTGTCCTCCTTTTTGGTGAACGACCGGATCTTACCCGTTGCCTCGGCCTTGCGGCGATCATTGTCGGTCTTGCCATCCTGCTGGTGCTGGCGCTTGGCAATCACGCGATCTCCTGGATCAGCTTCGTCTTCCTCCCACTCGGTGCGCTGCTCTGGGCTGCCTATACCCATGCGTTCAAGCGTTCCGGCCTGACGGCCATGCAAGGCGGCGCACTGATTGCCGTCTGGTCATTCCTCATCCATGTTGGCCTTGCACTCGTCTTCGGTACGACGATCTTCGATGTTCCGCTGCCCGAGATCGGCTTGCAGTTCCTTAGCCAGGGCGTTCTGTCCGGATTGGCTGCTATGCTGGCCTATGGCATAGCCGTCCGCTCCCTTGGTGGCAGCCAGGCTGCGGCATTCAGTGCGCTGACACCGGTCCTTGCAGCCTTTGGCGGCGCATTCTTCCTTGACGAGCCGGTCGGTGTCTGGGAAATTGCCGCAGCAGGGATCACCGGACTTGGCGTTGCCCTTTCCACCGGTATCCTTTCGCATCGCCTCAAGGGATGA
- a CDS encoding glucose/quinate/shikimate family membrane-bound PQQ-dependent dehydrogenase, which yields MAITLTALIFFLIGAALGVGGVWLAILGGSWYYILAALAFLTTSALLFRKRSSALLVYAILVIGTLGWAIWEIGFDWWQLAPRGGVIMLLGLWLLTPWIRGGLNEEEGRSFSAWGPAIPLAITVLAALGIAGYSMTQDPQQIVGDLSKEVIVATPDLGGNVPESDWHQYGRTPYGQRYSPLKQITPENVSSLQVAWQYQTGDVKLPDDIGETTYQVTPLKVRDTLYLCTPHNWAIALDAATGKEKWKYDPNVGLNPDRQHQTCRGVSYYADPTMTPGQPCAERVYLPTSDARLIALDAANGQVCPSFADKGTLHLEKGMPYNPAGYYYSTSPPVIAAGKIIVGGAVNDNYSIHEQSGVIRAFDINTGALVWNWDSGNPDVTTPLPEGQTYTHNSPNSWSVSSADEKLGLLYVPLGNQTPDQLGAGRSANVEKFSSSIVALDLNSGQVRWVRQTVHHDLWDMDVPAQPTLVDINTATGAVPALVGPTKQGDIYVLNRRTGEPILPIEEVPAPTGAIEGDFTSPTQPVSGLTFMPKPLTGKDMWGVSMFDQLACRIEFLKLRYEGRYTPPSLQGSLIYPGNFGVFNWGSVAVDPARQVMFGMPTYLAFTSRLVPRADVPPPGASTKGSEQGLNRNEGAPYAVILGPFVSPLGLPCQAPPWGYVAGADLRTGKITWMHRNGTVRDSSPLPLPFKVGVPGIGGPMITAGGVAFLGAAVDDFLRAYDVTSGKQLWEARLPAGGQSTPMSFALADGKQYVVIVAGGHGSVGTKPGDYVIAYTLPK from the coding sequence ATGGCAATCACTCTGACGGCTCTCATATTTTTCCTCATTGGTGCGGCGCTTGGTGTGGGTGGTGTCTGGCTCGCAATACTTGGTGGCAGCTGGTATTACATCCTTGCGGCGCTGGCCTTCCTGACTACGTCCGCTCTTCTCTTCCGCAAGCGCAGCTCGGCTTTGCTGGTCTATGCGATCCTGGTGATCGGTACGCTAGGCTGGGCAATCTGGGAAATCGGCTTCGACTGGTGGCAGCTTGCGCCGCGGGGCGGTGTCATCATGCTGCTCGGGCTGTGGCTGCTGACGCCATGGATCCGTGGTGGGCTTAATGAGGAAGAAGGGCGTTCGTTTTCAGCGTGGGGTCCGGCAATTCCGCTAGCTATCACGGTTCTCGCGGCGCTCGGCATTGCCGGCTATTCGATGACGCAGGATCCGCAGCAGATTGTCGGGGATCTCAGCAAGGAAGTCATTGTTGCGACGCCCGATCTCGGCGGCAACGTTCCGGAAAGCGACTGGCATCAATATGGTCGCACCCCCTACGGCCAGCGCTATTCGCCGCTGAAACAGATCACGCCGGAAAATGTCAGCTCGTTGCAAGTTGCCTGGCAGTACCAGACCGGCGACGTGAAGCTCCCCGACGATATCGGAGAAACCACTTACCAGGTGACGCCCCTGAAGGTGCGCGACACGCTCTATCTTTGCACGCCGCACAACTGGGCGATCGCGCTCGATGCGGCAACCGGCAAGGAAAAGTGGAAATATGATCCGAATGTCGGTCTCAACCCCGATCGCCAGCACCAGACATGCCGCGGCGTTTCCTACTACGCCGACCCGACAATGACTCCCGGCCAGCCTTGCGCGGAGCGGGTCTATCTGCCGACCTCCGATGCACGGCTGATTGCGCTCGACGCTGCCAATGGTCAGGTCTGCCCGTCCTTTGCCGACAAGGGCACGCTGCACCTGGAGAAGGGCATGCCCTATAACCCGGCGGGCTATTACTATTCAACTTCGCCGCCCGTTATTGCCGCAGGTAAGATCATCGTCGGCGGCGCAGTCAATGACAATTATTCAATCCATGAACAGTCGGGTGTCATCCGCGCCTTCGATATCAATACCGGTGCTCTGGTGTGGAACTGGGATTCAGGCAATCCCGATGTGACGACGCCGCTGCCGGAAGGGCAGACTTACACGCATAATTCACCCAACAGCTGGTCTGTCTCCAGTGCTGACGAAAAGCTCGGTCTGCTCTACGTGCCGCTTGGCAACCAGACACCGGACCAGCTCGGGGCAGGGCGCAGCGCCAATGTCGAAAAATTCTCGTCGTCGATCGTCGCGCTTGATCTGAACTCCGGCCAGGTGCGCTGGGTCCGCCAGACGGTTCACCACGACCTCTGGGATATGGATGTGCCTGCACAGCCAACCCTTGTCGATATCAACACGGCCACCGGCGCGGTTCCCGCACTGGTCGGACCGACCAAGCAAGGCGATATCTATGTCCTTAACCGGCGCACCGGCGAGCCGATCCTTCCAATCGAGGAGGTGCCGGCACCGACGGGCGCTATCGAAGGTGATTTCACTTCGCCGACCCAGCCGGTTTCGGGTTTGACCTTCATGCCAAAGCCGTTGACCGGCAAGGACATGTGGGGCGTTTCGATGTTCGATCAGCTGGCTTGCCGCATCGAGTTCCTCAAGCTGCGTTACGAGGGCCGCTATACGCCGCCGTCGCTCCAGGGATCGTTGATCTATCCGGGTAATTTTGGCGTGTTCAATTGGGGCAGCGTTGCAGTGGACCCGGCACGTCAGGTCATGTTCGGCATGCCGACCTATCTGGCGTTCACGTCAAGGCTTGTTCCTCGAGCCGATGTTCCCCCACCTGGCGCTAGCACAAAGGGCAGCGAACAGGGCCTCAATCGCAATGAGGGGGCACCCTATGCGGTCATCTTGGGACCGTTTGTGTCGCCGCTCGGACTACCTTGCCAGGCTCCGCCGTGGGGCTATGTGGCGGGAGCGGATCTGCGTACCGGCAAGATCACGTGGATGCATCGTAACGGAACCGTCCGCGATTCCTCGCCCTTGCCCTTGCCATTCAAAGTCGGCGTTCCCGGCATTGGCGGTCCGATGATCACCGCCGGCGGTGTCGCGTTCCTTGGCGCTGCCGTGGACGATTTTCTTCGCGCCTATGATGTAACGAGCGGTAAACAGCTGTGGGAAGCGCGCCTCCCTGCAGGCGGTCAGTCAACGCCGATGTCTTTCGCCTTGGCGGATGGCAAGCAATATGTGGTCATCGTCGCCGGTGGTCACGGCTCGGTCGGGACGAAACCCGGCGACTACGTGATCGCCTATACCTTACCGAAATAG
- a CDS encoding DUF2185 domain-containing protein produces MEKSYRLTKDEIRPLIRNYGGCIATDTITIDGYPVRFMYREDPDNELDSGWRFLSGFESDDYMEDPENSGIFDVNTIANYDPSIIPLLDSPIGSVFEKTGEQERFVAVTDWQPGEDDDDDED; encoded by the coding sequence ATGGAGAAAAGCTACCGACTCACCAAGGACGAGATACGGCCACTTATCCGTAACTATGGCGGCTGTATCGCAACGGATACGATTACCATCGACGGTTATCCGGTGCGTTTCATGTACCGCGAAGATCCGGACAATGAGCTTGATAGCGGCTGGCGCTTTCTATCCGGCTTCGAAAGCGATGACTATATGGAAGATCCGGAAAACAGCGGAATCTTCGACGTCAACACCATCGCCAATTATGATCCCAGCATTATTCCGCTTCTCGATTCCCCCATTGGCAGCGTTTTTGAAAAGACAGGCGAGCAGGAACGCTTCGTTGCCGTTACCGATTGGCAACCCGGCGAGGACGATGACGACGACGAGGATTGA
- a CDS encoding glyoxalase superfamily protein, with the protein MTAIEEQPWGREVQVIDPFSNRISFCEQ; encoded by the coding sequence TTGACTGCTATCGAGGAGCAGCCTTGGGGCCGCGAAGTGCAGGTCATTGATCCGTTCAGCAATCGCATTTCGTTCTGCGAGCAATGA
- a CDS encoding FAD-binding oxidoreductase, with amino-acid sequence MALADAGALLRNENGIATVVSILKKRFGDNAQTGKSIREQHAHTTSYVPNQAPDLVVFAESVEDVQEVVRLCGEWQVPVIPFGTGTSLEGHVNAPAGGVSVDLSRMNRILKVYSEDLNVVVEPGVTRKELNEYLRDTGLFFPIDPGANASLGGMAATRASGTNAVRYGTMRENVLALKAVMPDGRLITTSKRVKKTSAGYDLTRLLVGSEGTLGIITELTLKLYGIPQAISGGICAFPDLESACNAVIETIQMGIPVARIELVNQLEMQAMIAYSKLDYDPAPYLFLEFHGSETGVTEQAELFGEIAAANGGGEFKWTANAEEREKLWSARHNSYFACMTLAPGKQSLSTDVCVPISRLAECIVETEKDIEKSGLIAPIVGHAGDGNFHVLVLFDEKDAKEIQKVEAFVERLNLRAIAMDGTCTGEHGIGQGKIKFLRAELGGAVDVMESIKRAIDPENIMNPGKILRL; translated from the coding sequence ATGGCATTGGCAGACGCAGGGGCATTGCTGCGCAACGAGAATGGGATCGCAACTGTCGTATCCATCCTCAAGAAACGCTTTGGCGACAACGCGCAGACCGGCAAGTCTATCCGCGAGCAGCACGCCCATACAACGAGCTATGTTCCAAACCAGGCACCAGATCTGGTCGTTTTTGCTGAATCCGTAGAAGATGTTCAGGAGGTCGTGCGGCTTTGCGGGGAATGGCAGGTCCCAGTGATTCCATTCGGCACGGGCACTTCTTTGGAAGGGCACGTAAATGCACCGGCAGGTGGCGTCTCGGTCGACCTTTCGCGTATGAACCGCATTCTCAAGGTTTACAGCGAAGATCTCAATGTCGTTGTGGAGCCAGGGGTCACGCGCAAGGAACTCAACGAATATCTGCGCGATACCGGCCTGTTTTTCCCCATTGATCCCGGCGCCAATGCGAGTCTCGGCGGAATGGCGGCAACGCGCGCTTCCGGAACGAATGCCGTGCGCTACGGCACAATGCGCGAGAACGTATTGGCACTGAAGGCTGTCATGCCGGACGGACGCCTGATTACCACGTCGAAGCGGGTCAAGAAGACCTCGGCCGGGTATGATTTGACGCGTTTGCTCGTCGGTTCGGAAGGGACGCTCGGCATCATCACGGAACTGACGCTGAAGCTCTACGGTATTCCGCAGGCGATTTCCGGCGGCATCTGCGCCTTTCCGGATCTTGAAAGCGCCTGCAATGCGGTGATTGAAACGATCCAGATGGGTATTCCGGTTGCGCGCATCGAACTGGTCAACCAGCTCGAAATGCAGGCCATGATCGCCTACTCCAAGCTCGACTACGATCCCGCACCTTATCTCTTCCTCGAGTTCCATGGCAGCGAAACGGGTGTCACGGAACAGGCGGAACTCTTCGGCGAAATCGCAGCTGCCAATGGCGGCGGCGAATTCAAGTGGACCGCCAATGCCGAAGAACGGGAAAAGCTCTGGTCAGCACGGCACAATTCCTACTTTGCCTGCATGACCCTCGCGCCTGGAAAACAATCGCTTTCGACAGATGTCTGCGTGCCGATTTCGCGGCTTGCTGAATGCATTGTCGAAACGGAGAAAGACATTGAGAAGAGCGGTCTGATTGCTCCGATCGTCGGTCATGCCGGCGATGGCAATTTCCACGTGCTTGTGCTGTTCGACGAGAAAGACGCGAAGGAAATCCAGAAGGTCGAGGCTTTTGTCGAGCGCCTCAATCTCAGGGCAATTGCGATGGATGGGACCTGCACAGGCGAACATGGCATCGGCCAGGGCAAGATCAAGTTTCTTAGGGCCGAGCTCGGCGGTGCCGTGGATGTGATGGAGTCCATCAAGCGGGCAATCGATCCGGAAAATATAATGAATCCTGGCAAGATCTTACGGCTATAG
- a CDS encoding dienelactone hydrolase family protein, which produces MNEQKITPKITQAMVEAYDEYTHLTLDRRSFMDKLTKLAGSGAAAAMIAPMLAANSAQAAIIAADDKRLRTKDVVYPGPTGDIKGYRASPAESSGKLPAVIVIHENRGLNDHIRDVARRMALEGFIALAPDLLSSAGGTPSDEEKAREMIGALDSKTAIAEGVAIIEFLRNDKATNGKVGAVGFCWGGGMVNDLAVNAPDLGAGVAYYGRQPKAEDVAKIKAPLLLQYAGLDTRINAGIDAYRKALEENEKTFEIFVYEGANHAFNNDTSAARYDKKAADLAWSRTVEFFKKNLS; this is translated from the coding sequence ATGAACGAGCAGAAAATTACTCCGAAAATCACTCAGGCGATGGTCGAAGCCTATGATGAGTATACCCATCTGACACTTGATCGTCGCTCATTCATGGACAAACTGACCAAACTGGCCGGCTCCGGCGCTGCCGCCGCCATGATTGCACCGATGCTGGCGGCAAATTCGGCACAAGCTGCCATCATCGCAGCGGACGACAAGAGGCTTCGCACCAAGGACGTCGTTTACCCGGGACCGACGGGCGACATCAAAGGCTACAGGGCAAGCCCGGCCGAATCGTCCGGGAAACTTCCAGCGGTTATTGTCATTCATGAAAATCGCGGTTTGAACGATCATATTCGCGATGTTGCCCGGCGCATGGCGCTAGAAGGGTTTATTGCCCTCGCGCCCGATCTGCTGTCATCGGCAGGCGGGACCCCCTCCGACGAGGAAAAGGCGCGTGAAATGATCGGCGCGCTTGATTCAAAGACGGCGATCGCCGAGGGCGTGGCAATCATAGAATTTCTCAGGAATGACAAGGCAACCAATGGCAAGGTTGGCGCCGTAGGTTTCTGTTGGGGTGGCGGTATGGTCAATGACCTTGCCGTAAACGCCCCCGATCTCGGGGCAGGGGTGGCCTATTATGGCCGTCAGCCGAAGGCTGAGGATGTCGCGAAGATCAAAGCGCCATTGTTGTTGCAATATGCCGGACTGGATACACGGATCAACGCCGGCATCGATGCGTACAGGAAGGCACTCGAGGAAAACGAAAAGACGTTCGAGATTTTTGTCTACGAGGGTGCCAACCACGCTTTCAACAACGATACGTCGGCAGCCCGTTACGACAAGAAAGCAGCAGATCTCGCCTGGAGCCGGACTGTGGAGTTCTTCAAGAAAAACCTGAGCTAG
- a CDS encoding VOC family protein produces MKGKSMPAKQKITPCLWFDGNAEEAMDFYMSIFKDSKIVNTLNWGKEGGSKEGSLLVATFQLAGQEYIALNGGPEFKFTEGISLSIDCSTQEEVDSLTEKLTAGGGEVRPCSWVKDKFGLSWQIVPSILPEMLRDKDQAKADRVMAAMMQMYKIDIQKLKEAYNGQ; encoded by the coding sequence ATGAAAGGGAAATCAATGCCTGCCAAACAAAAGATCACACCCTGCCTTTGGTTCGATGGAAACGCCGAAGAGGCAATGGATTTTTACATGTCCATTTTCAAGGACAGCAAAATTGTCAATACGCTCAACTGGGGCAAAGAGGGGGGAAGCAAGGAAGGCTCGCTGCTGGTCGCCACTTTCCAGCTCGCAGGCCAGGAATACATCGCCTTGAATGGTGGGCCGGAGTTCAAATTTACCGAGGGTATCTCTCTCTCCATTGACTGCAGTACCCAGGAAGAAGTGGATAGCCTGACCGAAAAACTGACGGCCGGTGGTGGGGAAGTTCGCCCCTGCAGTTGGGTCAAGGACAAATTTGGCCTGTCATGGCAAATCGTTCCTTCCATTCTTCCAGAAATGCTGCGCGACAAGGATCAGGCCAAAGCTGACCGCGTCATGGCAGCAATGATGCAGATGTATAAAATCGATATCCAGAAACTCAAAGAAGCCTACAACGGGCAATAG
- a CDS encoding Lrp/AsnC family transcriptional regulator, with translation MPNLDKFDIGILEALQEDARATNVEIAERVNLSPSPCLRRIRNLEKSGVIRGYRVDIDRKEVGLGLTVFVEIKVGQHSRENAEAQHTALLALPEITACFMISGTADFLAEVVVEDLSAYERFLTEKLLMLPGVADIRSNFAIRAVKTGAPLKLPQR, from the coding sequence ATGCCAAATTTGGATAAATTCGATATTGGCATCCTCGAAGCCCTTCAGGAGGATGCAAGGGCAACGAATGTGGAGATTGCCGAGCGGGTCAACCTCTCTCCCTCACCCTGTCTGCGCCGTATCCGCAATCTGGAAAAATCCGGTGTCATCCGTGGCTACCGGGTGGACATCGACCGCAAGGAGGTCGGCCTCGGTCTGACTGTGTTCGTGGAAATCAAAGTTGGCCAGCACAGCCGCGAGAATGCTGAGGCGCAGCATACGGCGCTGCTTGCCCTTCCGGAAATAACGGCTTGCTTCATGATCTCAGGGACAGCGGATTTTCTTGCAGAGGTGGTCGTCGAGGATCTCAGCGCCTATGAACGGTTTCTGACGGAAAAACTACTCATGCTGCCCGGTGTCGCGGATATACGCTCCAATTTCGCCATCCGCGCCGTGAAAACTGGGGCTCCACTGAAACTGCCGCAACGTTAG
- a CDS encoding AsmA-like C-terminal region-containing protein gives MLTAALVVPYFVDWAGYRSSFEREASALLGRPVTVAGSASARLLPFPSVTFSDVKVGDPDSEPVMTIDKFSMDAELAPFIRGQILIFDMRLERPTASVTIDKDGVVDWAIRPQSPFRATQVKLENVRITDGSVVIRDASTATTRTITDLDATLSAADLSGPWKFDGTLLFNGEKTGVSASTGEVKPDGTLKLRTRITPDGIPAALETDGDVTLNQGALKYAGSIAVRSADELAAAAGTKVAEQAEQPLLSSIRMTGRFEADHANVSIPEFRMEQGTVDDPYIVNGNALFDYGSDPRFEIKADGQQVTFNSENEAIKGARAKHETAAGRLGVFRRLMDQLPIPTIPGTIDLKLPAIVAGDTTIRSVTIDAAPSGGDWIIKQLKAELPGRTQFEANGTLQVGEDFGFDGRLLVASRQPSGLAAWLTDSVDEAIRRLPGAGFSGDVSLHDELQKVDNLELALGGASLKGSLVRSAKGESLPLTQLTLEGGALNADALEAFAAIFGNNGNPVEDGSPQLRGQDLDVHLKAGPVTHDGLVAESLDTAFRLRDGVFDIDKLMIGNVAGATITATGRLEPFKPDPTGSIDSTVLSDDLAPLISALAARAPDFPFLRALNEHAAKFPGLFQETQLSILANTLLAKAGNDEFSLSAAGKTGRMDVTLSGTTTKNPDKLRTLELTMNARSGHAETLMALIGLPSLPLGLAGELEANLALKGDEKDGIQTQLALKALDGQALVDGNFRSADGGLSGEGRASIKAADFEAYLATAGYSLPGFGNGMPVDLASSFQLAKGRLSLPDLSGQVNGTKLSGRLGLAIENNVPAVQGDVTLARLDLPSVAQFMLGADALDGEGRQKWPKQAFAAAPLFPVAFNVKLAAGEADAGLLGSIGKFQANAGLKDGSLRFDEAKGELLGGRFDGMFELRNTSGTGLATGQFTLDQTALDALYKPIEGEPPLKGKAKISASINATGTSVTEMMESVAGSGVVSVSDLAINAINPAALKPILVDADAMEGPVTAASVTATIGKYLHAGTFNAGAADFAFTIAGGMARTSTFQLESAGAALTADLRFNFPQTTLASQGRFTFDPGIAVVAGADPVIEFNLSGPWDAPKLALNRQPLEQFLTQRALEREQQRVETLQAALVEKQRLRREAQLYQARADERVRLAEEARLKAEQEAREAAERAAAEERAAQERAEAERKAAEEAAASKALEQSQPAPPPVQPQQPEQGGATAQPQGTGTINKQSVDEFLKTLEPKSLEPKIQ, from the coding sequence GTGCTGACAGCAGCACTGGTCGTGCCATATTTCGTCGACTGGGCAGGTTATCGGTCCTCCTTCGAGCGTGAAGCTTCGGCATTGCTTGGCCGTCCCGTTACGGTCGCCGGAAGTGCCAGTGCGCGGCTTTTACCGTTTCCATCGGTGACATTTTCCGACGTAAAAGTCGGCGATCCTGATTCCGAGCCGGTCATGACCATCGACAAGTTTTCGATGGATGCGGAGCTTGCCCCCTTTATTCGCGGCCAGATCCTGATTTTCGACATGCGGCTCGAGAGGCCGACTGCTTCGGTTACGATCGACAAGGACGGGGTCGTTGATTGGGCGATCCGTCCGCAATCACCGTTCCGCGCCACGCAGGTCAAGCTTGAAAACGTGCGCATTACCGATGGTTCTGTGGTCATTCGCGATGCATCCACCGCAACGACCCGCACCATTACGGACCTTGATGCGACGTTGTCCGCCGCTGACCTTTCCGGACCATGGAAATTTGACGGAACGTTGCTGTTCAACGGCGAAAAGACTGGCGTATCCGCCTCCACCGGTGAGGTGAAACCGGATGGTACGCTGAAATTGCGTACGCGCATTACTCCGGACGGTATTCCAGCAGCGCTCGAAACCGACGGCGATGTAACCCTGAATCAGGGCGCATTGAAATATGCCGGGAGCATTGCCGTTCGTTCGGCGGATGAACTTGCTGCCGCAGCCGGTACCAAAGTCGCCGAGCAAGCGGAGCAGCCGCTGCTTTCAAGCATTCGCATGACTGGACGCTTTGAGGCCGATCACGCGAACGTCAGCATTCCTGAATTTCGCATGGAGCAGGGCACTGTCGACGACCCCTACATCGTCAATGGTAATGCGCTTTTCGACTACGGCAGCGATCCGCGTTTTGAAATCAAGGCTGACGGCCAGCAAGTTACTTTCAACAGTGAGAACGAAGCGATCAAGGGCGCCAGGGCCAAGCATGAAACAGCCGCGGGACGGCTCGGCGTTTTCCGGCGCCTGATGGATCAGCTGCCGATACCGACTATTCCCGGCACGATTGATCTGAAACTTCCGGCGATCGTTGCCGGCGATACGACAATCCGCTCCGTGACAATCGATGCCGCTCCTTCCGGAGGTGACTGGATCATCAAGCAGCTCAAGGCAGAATTGCCCGGCCGGACACAGTTCGAAGCCAATGGTACATTGCAGGTTGGCGAGGATTTCGGTTTTGACGGAAGATTGCTTGTGGCGTCACGCCAGCCATCCGGGCTTGCCGCATGGCTCACGGATTCGGTTGACGAGGCGATCCGGCGCCTGCCGGGTGCCGGCTTCTCCGGCGACGTCAGCCTGCATGATGAATTGCAAAAGGTTGATAATCTCGAACTGGCGTTGGGTGGTGCATCGCTCAAAGGCTCGCTTGTCAGAAGCGCCAAAGGTGAGTCCTTGCCACTAACGCAACTTACTCTCGAAGGTGGGGCGTTGAATGCCGATGCGCTGGAGGCTTTTGCAGCGATCTTCGGCAACAATGGAAACCCTGTTGAAGATGGTTCGCCGCAACTGCGAGGACAGGACCTAGACGTGCATTTGAAGGCGGGACCCGTCACGCATGATGGGCTGGTCGCAGAATCACTGGATACGGCTTTCCGCCTGCGCGACGGGGTCTTTGATATTGACAAGCTGATGATCGGCAATGTGGCGGGCGCGACCATTACGGCAACCGGAAGGCTCGAACCCTTCAAGCCGGATCCCACCGGCTCCATCGATTCCACGGTCTTGTCCGATGATCTCGCACCTTTGATTTCCGCCCTGGCGGCACGGGCTCCCGATTTTCCATTTCTCCGGGCCTTGAATGAACACGCTGCCAAATTTCCGGGGCTCTTCCAGGAAACGCAGCTCAGCATTCTTGCCAATACGCTGCTTGCGAAAGCCGGAAATGATGAATTTTCGCTGAGTGCGGCGGGCAAAACCGGACGAATGGACGTAACGCTGTCCGGTACAACCACGAAAAACCCGGACAAGTTGCGAACACTCGAACTGACAATGAATGCGCGCAGCGGCCATGCCGAAACATTGATGGCCTTGATAGGCCTGCCATCTTTGCCACTGGGGCTTGCTGGTGAACTCGAGGCCAATCTTGCGCTGAAAGGCGATGAGAAGGACGGTATCCAGACGCAGCTCGCCTTGAAGGCATTGGATGGGCAGGCGCTTGTGGATGGAAATTTCCGCAGTGCCGATGGTGGCCTGAGCGGTGAGGGACGCGCTTCGATCAAGGCCGCCGATTTTGAAGCTTATTTGGCGACAGCCGGTTATTCCCTGCCGGGATTTGGCAACGGCATGCCTGTCGATTTGGCGAGCAGTTTTCAGCTTGCCAAGGGTAGGCTGTCGCTGCCTGACTTGAGCGGCCAAGTGAATGGTACCAAACTGAGCGGACGGCTGGGGCTGGCGATCGAGAACAACGTACCCGCCGTTCAGGGCGATGTGACACTTGCCAGGCTCGATCTTCCATCGGTTGCTCAATTCATGCTGGGTGCCGATGCCCTGGATGGCGAGGGCCGGCAGAAATGGCCCAAACAGGCTTTTGCAGCGGCGCCGCTTTTTCCGGTGGCCTTCAACGTGAAACTGGCTGCTGGTGAAGCGGATGCGGGATTGCTTGGCTCCATCGGCAAATTTCAGGCGAATGCTGGTTTGAAAGACGGATCGCTGCGCTTCGACGAGGCGAAGGGCGAACTTCTTGGCGGCCGTTTCGACGGCATGTTCGAGTTGCGCAATACAAGCGGCACGGGTCTTGCAACGGGCCAGTTCACGCTGGATCAGACCGCTCTGGATGCGCTCTACAAACCCATTGAAGGCGAGCCACCGCTCAAGGGCAAAGCAAAGATTTCCGCTTCCATCAATGCAACCGGCACATCCGTTACCGAGATGATGGAATCCGTCGCAGGTTCTGGCGTTGTTTCCGTCAGTGATCTTGCGATCAATGCAATCAATCCGGCTGCGCTGAAGCCGATTTTGGTGGACGCGGATGCCATGGAAGGGCCGGTTACGGCGGCTTCGGTGACTGCAACAATCGGGAAATATCTGCATGCGGGCACGTTCAATGCGGGTGCCGCGGATTTTGCTTTTACGATCGCTGGTGGCATGGCGCGGACTTCGACATTCCAGCTTGAAAGTGCAGGTGCGGCGCTGACTGCCGATCTGCGATTCAATTTTCCGCAGACCACCCTGGCTTCGCAAGGGCGGTTTACCTTCGACCCGGGCATCGCAGTGGTAGCTGGTGCAGATCCGGTCATCGAGTTCAACCTCAGCGGCCCGTGGGATGCTCCGAAACTGGCTCTGAACCGCCAGCCGTTGGAGCAATTCTTGACCCAGCGTGCGCTTGAGCGTGAGCAACAACGTGTCGAGACGCTGCAGGCGGCCCTCGTCGAAAAGCAGCGCTTGCGCCGGGAGGCGCAGCTCTATCAGGCCCGTGCAGACGAACGCGTGCGTCTTGCCGAAGAAGCGCGCCTGAAGGCCGAGCAGGAAGCACGTGAGGCAGCGGAACGCGCGGCTGCAGAAGAACGGGCGGCACAGGAGCGCGCCGAGGCCGAAAGGAAAGCAGCCGAAGAAGCTGCTGCTAGCAAGGCGCTGGAACAATCCCAGCCCGCGCCGCCGCCAGTACAGCCGCAACAGCCCGAACAGGGCGGAGCGACCGCCCAACCGCAAGGCACAGGGACGATCAACAAGCAATCTGTCGACGAATTCCTGAAAACACTCGAGCCCAAGTCCCTGGAACCGAAGATTCAGTAG